A stretch of Comamonadaceae bacterium M7527 DNA encodes these proteins:
- a CDS encoding HNH endonuclease codes for MLQPAKVVDHIVPVKLGGERFERANLQSLCVPCHNAKTASETASLRNQTPS; via the coding sequence TTGTTGCAACCAGCCAAGGTGGTCGATCACATCGTTCCGGTGAAGCTTGGCGGTGAGCGCTTTGAGCGAGCGAACCTGCAAAGCCTGTGCGTGCCCTGTCACAACGCCAAGACCGCCTCAGAGACGGCATCCCTGCGCAACCAGACCCCGTCCTGA